The DNA region GGCTACCATGAGTGTCTGGGATGGTTCTAGTTGTTCACTCTGATAGTCACTTAAAACCTGGACTtggaacttccctgctggtccagtggttaagactccttgctgcccatgcagggggcctgggttcaatccctggtcagggaattagatcccgcatgctgcaactaagacctggtgcagccaaataaatcatatatatataaaaccaaaacCCATGGATGCAATTGTGCCCCAATAATATTAGTTAATAGATAATAAGAACACAAATAAGAATAGCTGAAacttactgagcatttactattCTGTCAGGGACAGTTTTAAGCACTTTGtttatttaacaattttattAGGTTTTTAACGAAGTTTAGATGGTTTAACGTTGATGGAGGAATTGAGAAGTGAGGGCACTGGCTCAGCCCAGCTGACATCCGTCAGCGTTTGCTCTCACCAGGCTCTTTCAAACACTTTGACGTATTAACTCGCTTTATCTTCTTCATTTTATGGAAAAGTGTCACAAGGCAGAGAGATGTTTTAGGGTGACCAACTGTCCTGTTTGTCTGGGACAGAGAGGTTTCCCAGGTTTCTGGGATTTTGAGTGCTAAAACCAGGGCGGCTCCAGGCAGACTCGGCCGGCAGGACCCCTAGGTGTTAATAAgttgcccaaagtcacccagTTCGCAAGTGTCAGAGCCTGTCTTCCAACTCGGGTGACTTGAGACCCGGACGCTGCCTCTGTCAGGCTCTCGCACCTGAGCTTGCATCTGAAGTGGCTGGAGGTCTGGTTGGAACTCAGATTAGCTTCGGAGCAGCTGGAAACCTGCTTTTCTAACAAGATCCCAGGTGGTGCAGACGCCGCTGCTCCGTGACCTGGCACGGAGGCCGGCCGCGGTCAGCTGCCTCGCCTCCAGCGCGTCCTTTGTCGTCGAGAATATGTTGGTGGGGAAGTGCCGTAGCGCCTGGCCGGCTGGTGGGAGAGGCTGCAACTGAATGGGAACACGGCGTCTGGGGCGTTAGAGGCTCCCCAGGGTGCTGGATTGCCAGCCTCAGTCGCCACAGAGGTGGCTCCCTTATCGCTGCCGTGGGGTAGGCTGTGGACTTCCTGTGTCTGGATGGCAGTCTACCCAGACGGGCTCTGCAACGGAGCTTGGAGCACTGTTTCTGCCCACACAGGCCCCCAGCGAGACTCTCACTCTACCAGGGGTCCCGTGACCAAccactgtcttaaaaaaaaacaaaactgaagggaaatttgcataacataaaattaaccaagtTAGTGGCACCGAATACATCTACAATGTTCTGTAGCCACTAGCTCTCTCtaaattccaaaacatttttatcacttcaAAATAAAACCCACACCCTCATTTTTCCGTTTCTCTTGGCATCCACCAGTCTGCATCTCTGGATTTATCCTTTTCTGACTAGTTcagataaatggaatcatgcaatatgtgatcttttgtgactggcttctttcacttaaaatagTGTGTTCAAGGTTTATCCGTCTGGTAGCCTGtattagtacttcattcctttttctaaaaaaaaatatttgttgggcTGCAccagtcttagctgtggcatgcaaggTCTTttagtggcagcatgtgggatgtagttccctgattagggatcaaacctgcgtcccctgcactgggagaacAGAGCCTTAGCCGCTAGACCACCCCTAGTGGGAAGtccacttcattccttttaatggttgaataatattccattgcatgtgtaCACTGCTATTTAAACACTGATGGACTTTTGGGTTGTTTCTAActtttgactgttgtgaataatgctgctgtgaaattTGTGTTTAAGAATTGTTTGAGAACTTGTTTTCATGTCTCTTCAATGCATTCCTAGGAGTtaaattgttgggtcatatggtagtggTACTCAACTTCGTGAGGAATCGCCTCACGATTTTCCACTGTGACCACACCACtttactttcccaccagcaaCGTACGAGGGCCCCAACGAGTCCCCGCCCGCATCAACCCTCATTACTGTCTGTTCTGTTGCTAACAGCCTCcctagtggatgtgaagtggtgtttcattttggtttctaTTTGGATTGCCTAATGGCCACTGGTGCTGAACATCTCATCACGTGCTTGTGGGCCGTTTGCACATcctctttggagaactgtctattcAAACcctttgctcatttaaaaaaccATTGACTTTTTGATAAGCTCCTTTTCTGTCACGACTTGCCAGAGCAGCTTCTGTGTTTCTGTTGGTTGCTACCAAGAACTCCAACTGATCTGCTTCTCCCAGCTTCCCGAGCCAAGGCCATACTTGTCCTTCCAACCAGCAGACTGACTCGACACTTGCACAAGCCGGCCACGCGGCATTCTGGACACGGTAGTACCTCCTGGTTTTGCACCTGCTGGGACTCACCCTCTCACCACCCTAGGAACAGGGAAGCCATGGGCCCATAACGGCCCAAGTTCAGGTAATCACAAGGAAAGAAGAGCTGCGGAGAAGCAGTGGTAAGAATAAAGGGGGAGGCGTGAACAGAAACCCAAAGCCGACAGAGGCAGAGGTGAGAGGGGCTAGAAGTCAAGGGTGCGAGTGAGGCCCCTAAGTCTGAGCGTTATTCAGGACCGAGGGTCTGAAAACCTCCGGAGGGTGGCCTGGGTCCTCTGGGTgagcagggagcagggcaggTGGGAGGAGGCCGGTCTGCCCAGAACCATTCTgggttgtctgaatcccccaTTCGCAATGAGCATGTGCAAGTCTGGCTCATCCATAATTTAGTTTAATCCTTTGTAGGGTGCACCATGGGCGGTGAGGAGCCTCCATCTGCCCCAGAGGGTCCAGCCTGGGTGGACCGGAGTAGTCTCTTCTCCCTGCTGGtctggactcctgtttcaggGCCTGATTAAGCCCCATCTTCCCAATCAAAAGCAGGCCGGGGAGTGGGGGCACCCaggctcccctcctcctccaccagaCTCTGTCGGCCTCGCTTGTACCCCACCCGACGTCCTGCAAGGTCTGAGACCTCTTTGGTTGTTGGGTCGCAGTCCTAGCCAGGCCCTGGTTCTACACAGGAGGCAGGCGGGCCAGCGGGGCTGTGCACCCAGGCGCTGGCTGGGGAGGGGCACGGCTGAATCTCAGGGCCCTGGGTCCCAGCGGGAGATGTGCTCGCGAGctggaaaagaagaggaagaacaaggGCTGGTGACTGTCCTGGGATGGGACCCTGCCACACCAGGTCCAGAAGTGGCCTCCACGGGATCCCCAAGGAGCTCCAGATGCCCCAGCAGGGGCTGCGAGGCCGGGCGAAGCTTCATCTCCGCCCTCACAGTTCACGGCACTGGAAGGAATCAGGgcgcacccagcagggccccgtGTGACGGCTTTAGTGGCCAGAGGCAAGGGACCTTGAGAAATTCCTGGCCGGGTGTAGTTCTGGTCTGTGTGGACAGGGGCTGTCTCCCACTCTGGGCTCCAGGGGCCTGCAGGCCCAGGATCGGCAGGTTGCCTCGGGCCTGGTGTGCAAACACTGCAGGGCTGTTACCCAGACACCCCCTGAGACAGGGGGGCCTTGGGGCCTGGGGTGTGCAGACACGCAGGGCTgtcacccccacacccccagggACAGGGGGGCCTCAGGCCTGGTGTGCAGACACGCAGGGCTGTCACCCGCACACCCccagggccaggggccagggcGGGGAGCCACGGGAAGGCAGCCTCACCAAACTGGCAGATGTAGCGGTTGCGGGTTTTGCAGCGCTGGTCATTCCAGTTGAAGGCGGCCGACGCCTGCAGCTCCACACAGTTGCCAAACCTGCGGGCCGAGGTGGTAAGTGCTCAggtggaggagggaggcgggaggcggggaGAGGCTCCAAGCCCCCTCCCAGGGGCCACCTGTGCCCGTCCGGGGCCTCCCGAGGCCCCACCCCACACTCACAGGGGCCTCTGGGAGTCAGACCCCCCTCCTGGTCTCCACACCTGCTCCTCCAGCCGCTCCAGCTCCTCCCTTCTCAGGGGGCGCCTCGCCTGCTGCCACGGCCCACTCCCAGGCCCCGTAGTGGTGGGGGTGGACAGGCTGCGTCCTTCCTCCCACCAGGCTGAGGCCGTCTAGGGGCGGGCCCAGGCCCGGCATGGCTGCCCTCAGGGAAGTCAAGGAGAGGTAGGGGCGCTCGGGAATCTCGGTGGGCACACAGCCTGACAGCCTCCACCCCTGCCCCGGGCACCCCTTGACCGCCTCCACCCGCCCCAGGCACCCCTGaccccttccacccccaccctgggcacccctgacctccacccctgccccaggcacCCTTGACCCCCTACACCCCCGCCCtgaccccctccacccccctgGGCACCCCtgaccccctccacccccaccctgggcacCCCTGACCTCCTCCACCCCCCTGGGCACCCCtgaccccctccacccccctgGGCACCCCTgaccccctccacccctgcccctcacACCCCCTGACCTCTGCTCCCGCCCTGGGCACCCCGTGACCGCTTCCTCCCCTGCCCCGGGCATCCCGGGGCTTTGAAGGCCGGGTGGTGCAGGGTGGCTAGTGGACAGATGAGTGTGCGGGCTGATGCTGGGGgtggccagcagagggcagcatCAGCGTACTGACGTAGGCGGAGGGGacgctgggggcagggcagggtagGTAACAGAGAGATGGAGAGGCAGCCGAAGGGACGGTGGGGACGGTGGGGGGTCGTAGCCTTCTGGGGTCCCCGTCTTTTACGTGAGCCCCTGGGTCGGGGATGTGCCTCGTTTAGCACCGGGCCCACACCCAGCCGCACCTGCACCTCCGGCACGAGGACCCCAGGGAGGCCCAGGCCCTCAGGGCGCTCGGGCAGGCAGCAGGCGGGTGGGGGTCTGGTCGTGTCTGAGGGCTCAGCACGCAGGCCCCGGTGGGAAGGTGCGCAGCGGACGACTCACCCCTGGTTGTCCGGCTGCCCGAAGGCGAAGCTGGTGAAGGACTGCTGCTCCCCCGTGGTCCAGCGGAAGGAGTCCTTGGCAGTCTTGTAGGTGAGCCCTGGGCCACAGCAGCCAAGGTTGGCCCCGCACCCAAGGTCCCCAGACCCCGCCGGCTCCCTGGGCTGAGGGCCTGCCCGGAGCCTGCTGCCTGATGCCCAGTGGGCCCCCGGCCCTGAGACCCCTTCCCAGCACTTCCGGCTCCTTTCCGTCAGCTCTCTCCCCGGGGAGGGGACGCATCAGCCTGACTGCTGGCCGGGCTCCGGGTTACCACGGCCCAGATCCCTGGAGGAGCATGGGTGTCCCAGCCCGAGcacccacacacacgcacacacacacacacacacacgcccacgTCAGCCAGGCACTCACCGATCCAGAAGTTCCTGGTCTCAAAGTCACTGTCGGTCACCTCGTTGGCGGTCTCCAGGCGGCTCAGGAAGAAGGCCAGGATGTCCTGCACTTTCTGGCTCTCAATCTGGGCGAGCACCCCGCCCTTGCCCTGTAACCCCACTCTGGGTCACGCTGGCCCCAGAGCTCAGGccagcccctcctgcccctcccgcCGGCCCCCGTGGCCACGGACGTCAAAGCTACGTGCCGGCCAGGCTGTCCTCAGCCACCCATGCCCGCTGCagcctcctgccttcctctccctgcccacctctcctctgGCCTGGGAAGGGTTTCACCTGCTGTGTCTTAAATATATCGGGATTGCTTGCCAGCATTAGTAAGTTGAGAGGTTGAAGGAATGCATCTCTTAATCCAGGGTCCCTTTGTTAAGACCCCTGCTTGGGCCCAGGGGGCGGCCGCCGGGAAGGCAGGGACCAGCCGTTACCTGGCATTTCATCTTGGCGCCGTAGTAGGTGTCCGCCTCCGAGGACACCGTGAAGCAGTCTCCGTCAATCCTCAGATCGCAGGTGTGGAAGGGAAAGTGCACCTTGGCTGGTGGGAGGGGAGCCTGACTTTGTGCGGGACCTCAGAGCAGCCACCTCCCTGGCCTGCAGGGTGTAAGCTCAGGGTGCCCCTTCCCTGGCCACCTGCTCCAAATTGGAGCGGGGGGCTGGGGGGTCAGTGTATGCTGGCAGATGGGTAACAACCAGCTCTCTCTCAAAAAAGATAATCTGTGATTGCGACAGTGCTGTTTCTAGGGTGTAAAGACCCCACCCCCCACGGCCAAGTTCACTCAGGGAGTGGGCGGGGTGCACTCCATGGGCATCTGTGGGCTGGTCTGGGCGGGACCCAGCCCCTCACCGAGGGGTCCAGGGCGGGCCTGGCGGTCGGGGGCTGTGCGGCGGGACTCACTGGCGCACTGGGCTCCCCCGAAGCCGACGTCACAGACGCAGGAACACTCCTCTTCCCGGAACCGGCCATGCACGCACTGCACGCTGCACCGCACTGCCAggatggggggcgggggatgTGCACGGCTGCCAACCCCAGCAAGAACACCCGCCCGGGGCTTCTCTGTGCTCTTTGGCATCTTTGAGCTGGGGGGAGGAGCTGGGAAAGGAATCCAGCCGGGATCCGCAGCTGCCCTCTCTGCACCCTCCCAGAGCCTACGGGCCAGATCCGGCTTCACTGACAGTCGGTGCTCAGTGGATGCCTACTGGACGGGGACATGCTGTGCGCGGTCACTCACCGGATGCCCGGCCCGGCTCCAGGTGCCCTCACCTTGACAGTATCTGCCCGTGTAGCCGGGGGGGCAGTGGCAGTGGCAGGTGCTGACGTTGAGCTGGCCGTGGTTCCGGCAGCTCACGCGACACGGGTTCCTGGGGACCTCTGGTCAGGCGCAAAGGAAACGCTGAGCGGGCCTCCTCCGGGCAGGCCAGGCCGGGGCCTCCCCGGGTGCCGAGGGCCAGGGCTTCCAGGACAGCCCGCCACCCTCCTCTGCATCACCCGATCAGGCCGGCTGGTGGGCGCACTCACCGCAGAGCCCCCCTGCATGGTCCCAGGCTTTGAAGCAGCCCGAGACGCTGGCCGTGCAGAGCGAGCACCAGGCGCCCTTCTTGTAGGGGACGATGGTCTTCCCGTTGACCTCCCAGTTCCCTCTGCGAAAGCAAGCAGCGGAGGGCTGCACGGACCTGGCCTTGGCCGCGGCAGGGACAGGCCCTGCTGCCTGCCCGCCAGGCCCTGTCAGTCCCTCCCTGCCCCGCCAGGGAGTCAGGGAGCTGGGTGAGACAGGGAGATTTCCCAGGAGAGAAAAGATGACCTCCAAACGAACACTGGGCAGATTCCCTGAATGCAGGCTGGTGCTTCCAGGAAGGGGTGACTGAGCAGAAGTCATGTTCTGCATGGCCAGAATCCTGGGTGTTGCGCTCTCCCACCAGGGGTGCAGACCCAGGGGTAAAGGcctgtgggtgggtgtgtgggtgtctcaCCCTGGCTGAGAGCACCCCTGCCCTGCAGCCCAGCAGGAGACGGCAGGGCCCTGCCATGCAGGGGGCTTACCCGGGAGAGTAGGCGCAGACGAAGGCTTCCAGCTCTCCCTGGGCCCCAGAGCAGAGCTGCCGCCCACAGCCCAGCTGGCTCGAGGTGGCCCACACgagctgcaggagacacgtgGCTCAGACACCCCATCGCGGGCCCCCCTCCACTCGCAGTCTGGGACCTGC from Cervus elaphus chromosome 4, mCerEla1.1, whole genome shotgun sequence includes:
- the LOC122691491 gene encoding C-type lectin domain family 18 member A-like, with amino-acid sequence MLRLEPLPRPGGHWPGLLPLLLALLGTTWAGVQPVQLQEQRVPMPGVLSKKESFLLVSLHNRLRSQVHPPAANMQRMDWSDSLARQAQARAALCGAPAPSPASVPRASRHVGWNAQLLPAGSAAFVHVVGLWFSEGRQYRHSAAECAPNATCARYTQLVWATSSQLGCGRQLCSGAQGELEAFVCAYSPGGNWEVNGKTIVPYKKGAWCSLCTASVSGCFKAWDHAGGLCEVPRNPCRVSCRNHGQLNVSTCHCHCPPGYTGRYCQVRCSVQCVHGRFREEECSCVCDVGFGGAQCATKVHFPFHTCDLRIDGDCFTVSSEADTYYGAKMKCQGKGGVLAQIESQKVQDILAFFLSRLETANEVTDSDFETRNFWIGLTYKTAKDSFRWTTGEQQSFTSFAFGQPDNQGFGNCVELQASAAFNWNDQRCKTRNRYICQFAREHISRWDPGP